One region of Tamandua tetradactyla isolate mTamTet1 chromosome 6, mTamTet1.pri, whole genome shotgun sequence genomic DNA includes:
- the CDC6 gene encoding cell division control protein 6 homolog: MPRTRSQSQATINFPKKKLSQTLGKAKNCNDTKLELINVQAVPCSPCVKTLPLSPRKRLGDDNLCNTPHLPPCSPPKQGKKENGLSRSHTPKGRRLLFDNQLTVKSPSKREQARVHQSKMLSSVQKGQEITTNSEQRCPLEKESACVRLFKQEGTCYQQAKLVLNTAVPDRLPAREKEMDVIGNFLREHICGKKAGSLYLSGAPGTGKTACLSRILQDLKEELKSFKTIMLNCMSLRSAQAVFPAIAQEICQEEVARTAGKDMMRKLEKHMTAEKGPMIVLVLDEMDQLDSKGQDVLYTLFEWPWLSNSRLVLIGIANTLDLTDRILPRLQAREKCKPRLLNFPPYTRNQIAAILQDRLNQVSRDQVLDNAAIQFCARKVSAVSGDVRKALDVCRRAIEIVESDVKSQTILKPLSECKSSSESLVPKRVSLVHISQVISEVDGNRMALSQKGAQDSFPLQQKILVCSLLLLTRQLKIKEVTLGKLYEAYSNVCRKQQVAAVDQSECLSLSGLLEARGILGLKKNKETRFTKVSLKIEEKEIEHALKDKALIGNILATGLA; encoded by the exons ATGCCTCGAACCCGATCCCAGTCACAGGCTAcaataaattttccaaaaaagaagCTATCTCAGACATTGGGCAAAGCTAAAAATTGTAATGACACCAAACTAGAACTGATTAATGTCCAAGCTGTCCCTTGTTCTCCTTGTGTGAAAACTCTGCCTCTCAGCCCCAGAAAACGTCTAG GTGATGACAACTTGTGCAACACTCCCCATTTACCTCCTTGTTCTCCACCAAAGCAAGGCAAGAAAGAGAATGGTCTCTCCCGCTCACATACACCTAAGGGGCGCAGACTGCTATTTGACAATCAGCTAACAGTCAAGTCTCCTAGCAAAAGAGAACAAGCCAGAGTTCACCAAAGTAAAATGCTTTCCTCAGTTCAAAAAGGTCAAGAAATCACAACTAATTCTGAGCAGAGGTGTCCACTGGAGAAAGAATCTGCATGTGTGAGACTCTTTAAGCAGGAAG GCACTTGCTACCAACAGGCAAAGCTAGTCCTGAACACAGCTGTCCCAGATCGGCTGCCTGCCAGGGAAAAGGAGATGGATGTCATAGGGAATTTTCTGAGGGAACACATCTGTGGGAAAAAAGCTGGAAGTCTTTATCTTTCTGGTGCTCCTGGAACTGGAAAAACTGCCTGCTTAAGCCGAATTCTGCAAGACCTCAAG GAGGAACTGAAAAGCTTTAAAACTATCATGCTGAATTGCATGTCCTTGAGGAGTGCTCAGGCTGTATTCCCAGCTATTGCTCAGGAGATTTGTCAGGAAGAAGTAGCCAGGACAGCAGGGAAGGACATGATGAGGAAGTTGGAAAAGCACATGACTGCTGAAAAGGGCCCCATGAT CGTGTTAGTGTTGGACGAGATGGATCAGCTGGACAGCAAAGGGCAGGATGTATTGTACACATTGTTTGAATGGCCATGGCTAAGCAATTCTCGATTGGTGTTGATTG GTATTGCTAATACTCTGGATCTCACAGATAGAATTCTGCCTAGGCTTCAAGCTAGAGAAAAATGCAAACCACGACTTTTGAACTTCCCACCTTATACCAGAAATCAGATAGCTGCTATCTTGCAGGATCGACTGAATCAG GTGTCTAGAGATCAGGTTCTGGACAATGCTGCAATTCAGTTCTGTGCTCGTAAAGTGTCTGCTGTTTCAGGAGATGTTCGCAAAGCACTAGATGTTTGCAG gaGAGCTATTGAAATTGTAGAGTCAGATGTCAAAAGCCAGACTATCCTCAAACCACTGTCTGAAT gtaAATCATCTTCTGAGTCTCTGGTCCCCAAGCGGGTCAGTCTTGTTCACATATCTCAAGTCATTTCAGAAGTTGATGGTAACAGAATGGCTTTGAGCCAAAAGGGAGCACAAGATTCCTTCCCTCTTCAGCAGAAGATTTTGGTATGCTCTTTGCTCCTCTTGACAAGGCAGTTGAAAATCAAAGAGGTCACTCTAGGGAAG TTATATGAAGCCTATAGTAACGTCTGTCGCAAACAGCAGGTGGCAGCTGTGGACCAGTCAGAGTGTTTGTCACTTTCAGGGCTCTTGGAGGCCAGGGGAATTTTaggattaaagaaaaacaaggaaacccGCTTCACAAAG gTGTCTTTGAAgattgaagagaaggaaatagaGCATGCTCTGAAAGACAAAGCCTTAATTGGAAATATCTTAGCTACTGGATTGGCTtaa